The following coding sequences lie in one Silene latifolia isolate original U9 population chromosome 5, ASM4854445v1, whole genome shotgun sequence genomic window:
- the LOC141655652 gene encoding transcription factor bHLH149-like has translation MTTSNYDEQSEVSHRRKRRKIDENTTSTSSNHRLHQSNATQIRWRTSAEHQLYTSKLVDALRHVRRRNASQPMISGSRAVREAADKALAMAAKGRTRWSRAILSRRRMNRHKKAKIRAKILPPLITPSATAAARSSAPTIEKRVCVLSGLVPGCRKLSFPNLLEEATDYIAALQMQVRTMAALAELLSGSASSSVGSVEPGGSHDSMSVVEDDNPVE, from the coding sequence ATGACGACATCAAATTACGACGAACAATCCGAAGTCTCACACCGCAGAAAACGCCGAAAAATCGACgaaaacacaacatcaacctcATCAAATCACCGTCTTCATCAATCAAACGCTACTCAAATCCGCTGGAGAACATCCGCCGAACATCAATTATACACATCGAAACTCGTCGACGCGCTCCGCCACGTCCGCCGCCGCAACGCATCGCAGCCGATGATCTCCGGCAGCCGCGCGGTTCGTGAAGCCGCTGATAAAGCTCTAGCTATGGCGGCTAAAGGTCGCACTCGCTGGAGTCGCGCTATTTTGTCACGCCGCCGTATGAACCGTCACAAAAAAGCGAAAATTAGAGCGAAGATTCTGCCGCCGCTGATAACGCCGTCGGCTACTGCGGCGGCGAGATCTTCGGCGCCTACGATTGAGAAGCGCGTGTGTGTGTTGAGCGGATTAGTTCCAGGTTGTCGTAAATTGTCGTTTCCGAATCTTCTAGAAGAAGCTACTGATTATATTGCTGCTTTACAAATGCAAGTCCGTACAATGGCGGCTCTCGCTGAACTTCTATCCGGTTCAGCTTCTTCATCCGTCGGTTCAGTTGAACCGGGTGGTAGTCATGACAGTATGAGTGTTGTTGAAGATGATAATCCAGTTGAATAG